The genomic region TCTGGTCCGATTCCATCACCGGGTATAGTTGCTATCTTAAATTTCATTCCATCCACCTCATTTTTTCCTATTAGTATCTGTTACCTCTTTTAACTCTTATATATACGCTTTAACTTTTTCCTCGATATCCTTAATCAACTTATATTCCATTGAGTCAACTAAGGCAATCCAGCTGGCCTCAATTATATCAGAAGACACTCCGACAGTACTCCAAACATTATGCCCATCGGAAGATTCGATTAATACCCTAACTTTAGCAGCCGTTGCTGTTTTTGTATCTAACACCCTAACCTTATAGTCAGTAAGGTGAACATCTCTAATTGAAGGATAAAACACCTCTAGTGCTTTTCTAAGTGCCTTATCCAATGCGTTAACCGGTCCATTTCCTTCTGCAACAGTTAACTCCTCTTGACCATCTACATTTATCTTAACTAATACCGATGAGCTTGTTTCCGGGTCCGCTGCCGGTTGTTCGCCCATTATCTTATAATGTATAAGTTCAAAGAAAGGTCTATATTTTCCTAATTGCTTCCTTATAATTAACTCAAAAGTACTTTCTGCACCTTCGAACTGATATCCCATATGTTCAAGTTCCTTCAGCCTATCAATAATAGCCTGAGTCTCTGGAGAATCCTTTGTAATACTAGGATTAATTCTTTGTATTTTATTTAATATTGTACTTTTACCAGAAACCTCTGACATTAAGAATCTTCTTTTATTACCTACAGTTTCAGGATTAATATGCTCAAATGAGTGGGTAGCTTTACTAACTCCATCGATATGCATACCACCTTTATGCGCAAAGGCTGTGTTTCCTATATATGGTTCTCTTTCATTTATCGAAATATTAGTAATTTCAGCAATATATCTAGCAACAGGTGTCAAATTAACAATTTGATTTTTAGGTATACATTCTAAACCCTTTTTAACCTGTAAATTTCCTATAAGTGTACTTAAGTTCGCGTTACCACAACGTTCACCAAATCCGAGATAAGTCCCTTGTATTTGTGTAGCTCCAGCTTCGACAGCCATTATAGAATTAGCCACTGCCATACCACAGTCGTTATGGCAGTGTATTCCTACTTTTATATTAAAGGTATCTACAACTTCTTTTGTAATTCTGTAAATTTCATCTGGGAATGCTCCACCATTAGTTTCGCATAATACTAACCAATCCGCTCCACCTTCTTTAGCTGCCCTTAAGGTTTCCATTGCGTATTCAGAGTTAGCCTTATATCCATCAAAGAAGTGTTCTGCATCAAACATAACTTCTTTTCCTTTACTTTTAAGAAACTGTATTGTATCCCTAAGCATATTTAAATTCTCATCTAAAGTAGTCTTAATAATTTCAGTTACATGAAAATCCCAACTCTTACCGAATACTGCAACTACAGGAGTATCTGCCTCTAGTAAAGATTGAATATTTATGTCT from Serpentinicella alkaliphila harbors:
- the cimA gene encoding citramalate synthase, with translation MPKKIEIFDSTLRDGAQAEGISFSVEDKIKIVKALDSLNITYIEAGNPGSNPKDLEFFRRMKSQNLKNSKLTAFGSTRRPGITAEEDINIQSLLEADTPVVAVFGKSWDFHVTEIIKTTLDENLNMLRDTIQFLKSKGKEVMFDAEHFFDGYKANSEYAMETLRAAKEGGADWLVLCETNGGAFPDEIYRITKEVVDTFNIKVGIHCHNDCGMAVANSIMAVEAGATQIQGTYLGFGERCGNANLSTLIGNLQVKKGLECIPKNQIVNLTPVARYIAEITNISINEREPYIGNTAFAHKGGMHIDGVSKATHSFEHINPETVGNKRRFLMSEVSGKSTILNKIQRINPSITKDSPETQAIIDRLKELEHMGYQFEGAESTFELIIRKQLGKYRPFFELIHYKIMGEQPAADPETSSSVLVKINVDGQEELTVAEGNGPVNALDKALRKALEVFYPSIRDVHLTDYKVRVLDTKTATAAKVRVLIESSDGHNVWSTVGVSSDIIEASWIALVDSMEYKLIKDIEEKVKAYI